One window from the genome of Nicotiana tomentosiformis chromosome 5, ASM39032v3, whole genome shotgun sequence encodes:
- the LOC138892575 gene encoding uncharacterized protein, giving the protein MPARCKSPKFDIFDGTGDPYENLRAYRDKLVGVGRNEKLRMKLFIRSLTGEALTWYTRQDLRNWRTWQDMAEDFMNRFRCNTEITPDVFALVNLQKKPSESFQEYVR; this is encoded by the coding sequence ATGCCGGCAAGGTGCAAGTCTCCAAAGTTTGACATCTTTGACGGGACGGGTGATCCCTATGAAAATTTAAGAGCCTATCGTGACAAGTTAGTGGGAGTGGGAAGAAATGAGAAGCTGAGGATGAAGTTGTTCATAAGAAGCCTGACAGGGGAAGCACTTACTTGGTATACTCGACAAGATCTACGGAACTGGAGGACATGGCAGGATATGGCGGAAGATTTCATGAATCGCTTCCGATGCAACACAGAGATCACTCCCGATGTGTTCGCACTGGTAAACCTGCAGAAAAAGCCGTCcgagtcattccaagaatatgtACGGTGA